The genomic DNA ATAACAGCTAGGTTTACAGTGTAAAGAAATCAATGAACTAGGAGTaaagcatatatataaaaaaaaaaaggcagtacagTCAGTCCTTGAGCCTCACATAGCCAGAAGCAGCTCCATCTGATCAAGCATTGCTGAACATTGCTCCATTTCTGCTTGAAAGAAGGAATGCTTCTCCAGGGACTGGTATCTCTCTTCTTCTGCCAATTTCCACTTAGCCATTGCTGTCTGCATAGAAAAGTCAGTGCATACTAAATTTCACTAATACAAGAGTACTGAATAGCAAAGCTAAGTTCAACAATAACTTCAGCTGAAAATGGGGAAAAGCTTGTTATAGCAAGAGAGCTCATTTGAGCTCTTCAGCACAGTCTTACCTACTAAACTAAGATTAGTCGAGCTTGACTGGGAtgtcttttcctttgcttctttCAGAAAAATGGCAGTTTATCAAAGACTAAAGTTTAGGAAGTCTTAAATAACAGCAATTTCATTAGGTTAGCTCTTAAACTTCTTACCAAGAATTCCAGAGCTGGAATTTAAATGACTATTTGGGTACGTATACAGATAAAATGCTCACAGTATGATACTTATTGAACCTACTTGTGCTTACACACTTCTTAGTTCCTAGAGAGACTACTGGTCTCTCCAAATTAGATCAAGTCTTCCAAGTTCCAGTATAACCACCAGACTACTGGATCAGTGTTCTTCCAGTGGTGTCTACAATACAATACATCTGCAATACAGGCTTGTAAAACCTTCCCTGCGAAGAGATGGGCTTAGCAGAGATAGCTCGATTTCCCATATTAGTATCCATCTTTATCCTGTAACTGATTCAATCTTACTTGAAAACTATCAGTCATTACTATCACTTCCTAAGGCAGGTTCTATTCTCTATCTTGTTTAAACTTGAATTATATACAACTCAGCTTGAAGTGACTTAGATGAGAATTACTATTGCCCCACCATAAATCTTGCTATAATCCCTTCATTTAGAAGGGGAGTAACATCTACAGTTTCCTTATTATGCCTTTATTTATAATGAAATATGAGTCATGCTGTAGGCATTCACTACCTAGTTTATTTACAGAATGGGCCAGCATAGGGAGGTGGAAAACAAAATTTCACTCAGCACCAGGTGTTTGTTACCTGTTGACTGCGAAACAAAGTTATGGTCTTACCTGAagcatctccttttcttttgctgctgtttgaTTAAACAGCCTCAATTCTCCTATGAGCTTCTCAGTCAACAGCTGAAAAGCCAGAGGAAGATAGTTTAGTATGACACAGACAAATTGAAATTACTACCACTGTTGTGGAAACAGTTGCTGCAAAGAGCAGTAACACAAAGAACTTTTTCTAATAAAGCCCATCTAACTCATATTtccatttcaatattttcttaCCATTGTCTGCTTCCGACAttcctttgtcttttcttcctcctccaaaatCTTGTTGCCTGTAACTGATTTATGAGCTATATTAATGAATCTCTAACACACAGATGACTTTGCTGTACGAACTAACAGCTTACAGCTGTTAATAGCTTAGCTGTCAGAAAtactttctacagaaaaaaagtaaactaaacatttcaaaaatttatCCAGGACAGGGTCTGctggaaaaagtagaaaaagtagAGGTACAATGGCTTTATTTTTgtagcttggggggggggggggaagggaaggggaacacCCCCCACAAAAAATGGTGTTATATCAGTATTTCCTTGACAAGGAAGCAGAGGCTAGATGTTTTATGAACACAGTTGCAACTGGAAATAAAAGGATGTTCTGCAGAATATACCACCAGTGTGGTATATGGTACTAGTTTCTCATTGTTAGTACTGAAATGTACAGTCTTTACCTGGATCAATGTTTCTGCTTTCTAAAATCACCATGCAGGTCTCCTGAAATTTCTTGAGCTTCTCAACTTCCTGTAGCAGGCCTTCATTCTCCTCCCTTAGCTCTTTTATAGTGCCCTGTCATTAACACAGGTTGTAAGTGAATCAAGTTTCCAAGAAGAGTTTCTTCCTGGTAGTCAGTAATATTGTGATGCTAACAGTTTAGCAGGTGCTACCCTAGCACCAAGAATCACATCTTGCCCTTCTAACTTTACCACTACTGCAGATTAATCTGTTTCAGATGCTCACTCCAGCCCCTTGACTGGATTAATACATTTATCACATGCAGAAGTCACAACAGTGGCTAACAAATTTGATCTAAAAAGAAATTATCTCTAGAATAAGTCTAGCATGCTGCTTCTTGCGCTATACACATTTCTTGAGTTTTAAACCAGAAGAGCATAGAACATAGGGAAGAAAGGGGCATCTTGGAGTCTTTGAGCTACACCATTATTCCCTTTGCAATTCAGATAGTACCAGGCAATCTGATAAGCTGATCAGCCTCCTAAGTCTACTACAAGTCTGAGAGAATTAACAAGCACGTGGATTAAGGTGATCCAGCTGATAGTATCAGAAGCTTTTTGAGCATTCCATATGCGGTCTCAAAGGCTCTTAAAGAAATTAAGCTATGAGATAAAAGGAAAGATCATCTCACAGATTAGTAACCAGCTGAGAACCAGGAAATAAAGTGAGCATTTACAATTGAAGGTTACCAGCAGGACCTTTTGCACATGTGATAGAATTTGTGTTGTTAAGTGTGTGCTACAGTGACCTGTAAAAGGTGGTAAATAATGAAATGCCATTCAGGATAGTAGAATCTTAGTCTGATAAAACTTGCCAGAGACTAACATTATCTAGTTAACAATATGGCACAATAGCACACGGAAGAAGCATAAGCTTACATACACCAAATTAACTGAGTTAGTAATACTAAGAATAATGTCAGTGTCCCTCAAATTCTTAGTGCCCAGCAGTGACCTAAATCCAAGTTCTTAACTACTAAAATGCAGGTATATACACTCCTGAAAAACCCCCATCTTCAATACTGTATGCAGTTCCCACACCACGCTTCTTGTGATGGGGTAACAGAACTAGCAGAGATTTGGCAAAGGGAATAAGGATGATCTAAAAAAATTGAATAGCTTATCTGCTGTATGAGGAGAGATGAAGTATGTTAGGAGGTCAGGATGAAAGAAAGAATTAACAGACCAAGTCTTGAGTGGTAATTACTAAGAGATTGTTTACAGTTTCTCACAATGTAACAAGGGAGCATCTGTCAACACTGAGGCTGTTTTATGCAAGCATATAATTGTGAACTTGAAATGTTCTCCTGCAATGAGTTTAAGATGGAATTGGAGCACTGATGACTATTTAACAACAATCTGGATAATTTGGCATTATCTAGCCAAATACATCTGCATTTCTGCTGATAGACCAATGATATCCTGCTAGGACCtgtcaaagaagaaaagatcCAGCCTACTCTTACACTCTACTAGCTTCTGATGGAGACAGAATAACAAGCAAGCATTTGGTCTGACCCTATAGAGGGCAGAATATAAGAATTGCTCAATTAATGTTTTTCTCCTTACCTGTGCTCCTGCTAGTCGGGAGTGCAGTTGTTGTTTAGCTGTTTCTAACAGCTGATTCTTGGTCTTCAGCTCTGTCTCTAATTTGTATCTGCTTAGAGGTCTGTAGAGTCAAACATCAAAGACTTAGGTGCAAAAATATCAGCGTTACATACCCCTTCTTTTATTTTCACCAAGTGTCGTCCTTTGAGTATTTGCTCTCGTTCATGACCAAGAGAGCTTTCATCAGTACACTTGCCAAAAGAAGCTGTATGTGGGGGAGAACTCATCATAACTCTTTGAGATGGAACATTGTTGCATTAGAGCAACTAGTAGCTATTTGAGAAAACATACCCTCTTGCAGCTGTCTTTTTTGAAAGTGGTTCCATTTTCTTGGCAGATTTAGGAAGCcttaaaaaacaagaagaataCTATTACCACAGAAAGACACTGCATATTTACAGATTACCAAGTCTGCTGGTTTGAGAAGAACTGCAAAATGCTAAGCCACTTTCAGGATATTTATCAAGTAACAAATCCATCACTATTTCACTTTCACTTACCCTTGGTTTGTAGCTTTGAAGACACCATCTCCCGGCATATTTGAGCTAAAGTTAAAATTGGGATCCTTGCTAAATTGTAGATCAGCTGTTTTGCTGACACATTGTTTCTTTGGTGGAAACACCATTTGCATTTCTGCAAGAGAAAGACAGCAATGAAAATACCACTGTCTGCAAGAGATCACTGTAATGTGCCAAACTACTGGAGCTACTAAGCTTTCAGTTTGACAAAAAAAAACATCTTACAGGGTTAGAACTGAGAAAGCAACAACTAACTAACAACTAAATTCTACTCATGGTTCAAAACAAGCCACAGATAGCTCATGGCAGACAGTGTTAAAATATAATTACTAGGCTAGCACTAATAGGATAAAGCTTGAAAACAATAATGCAGGCATGATAGTAAAGGAGGTCTCAACATTAGGCAAACAGCAAGCCACAGTGTTCCAAGCAAAGCTGTGCAGCACTGAAAGCAAATATATACAGCCCACATGAAATTCTCAGTGTAAGAGagctttgtattttaatttccaaTAGATATACTTTTGAAATAACTCTAAAGAGAACTAGCTATTTATGTAAAGTTTATTTGGCCATAaagcacatacatacatgcatagaGTAAATAAAGCTTTGCTTACAGAGTGGCTTTTCAGAGCTTGTTTTGTGAGCTAAGCCTTTCTCAAATGGCATATCTATATCCAATTCATACTAGAGTTACACAGGGCAGGGGGGGTTCTATTCCTACACACTGGCTCTCATGTTCTAAATTTTAAGTCTAGGTGCCTCATACTTATAACAGGTAAAATGCTGCAAGTAGTATCTGAAGACCTACAGAAGTAAGAGCCtctgaagaaaagtatttttaacctCACAAAGCCACTGCATCCAGATAAGCAGGAGATACACCCTCGGCAGGCCTAACATCAGCACCAGACCAGCAGTCATCTCAAAAGGCTCAGCTGTGATTCTGATAGTAACAGCCCACCCTCCTCAAAAACACAGGTTTAGCCAAGAAATTTTAACTGCAAAATCTTAAGCAGAGATGATGCAGGTGTATAATTTCTATCAGAAGGTAGCCTAGgttaggaaaaaacaacaaaaaactcttAATAAGATTTCCACAACAGCCACCACAGACCAAGGCAGTATCGGAGCTCCTTAAAAGCTGCCTCCACTCCCGCCGCCCTCTGCGCTGGCCTAAGGCAGACACCCAGCACCGAGGGCCCGGGACCTcggggcagggcaaggcaaggcGGGCCACGCCCTCCCTGCTTGCCTGGCGGAGCCAGGCCGGGACGCACCTGCGGGGCCGCCACGGTGGAGCGCGCCGTACACGGGGATGCGGGAGGGCTCGCTCTCCatcctgcgccgcgccgcgccggccctcCCCTCAGCGGCCGCCGCCCGGTGACGCCTCTCCAACGGCTGCTCGCCTGCAAGCCCCGGCACAAACACCCTCACCCAGAGGCATCGTACGGCACCGCTCGGGCGTCAAGGCCcatttccccatccctccccccgccccgccttgCCCAGCGCCCCCTCGCCACCGCAGGGCGGGAAGAAGAGGGGAGACGGGAGAGAAGCACAAGAACGCAAAGGCACCTACCGCGCTCGCGCCGCCCGTTTGAATTCAAGCCGGCGCCTAACGGCTCCCGGGCGCGGCACATGCGCAGGCGCCGCCCgcgcgctcgccccgcccgcGGAGGCGGTGGTGCTGGCGccgcgcgcaggcgcagtgcggAAGCCGGggaggcgggcagggggccgttgtgttgggggtggggcTGCGCGCGTGCTGTCTGCCTGCTCTCGCCTCAGGGGAGGGGAcgtggcggcggcgctggcggcggggcggctctGGCGGGGCCGGGCTCCATCTCGCTGCGGCGGCTCTGACGGGGAGGGTTTCAGGGGTGCCCTCCCCGCCGCCTGAGCCCCGCCGCTTGGGAACTCGGGGCAGCGGGGGCCCTGCGGGCCGTGCcctggggggagctggggccACCCCCTCAGCGCTTTGGGTCGTTAAAGTCGCCCTCCCCTTGGCCCACACCGAAAGGGAGAAGGAGGCTCCTCTATAAAATccgtttgcttgcttgcttccgtgctctcattgtttttttccaagcataACTTTCAAAAGGGGTGGCAAATCCTTCCAAATAATAAGGGGAGGCTGTTGTGCGGAGAGCAATTGGCTTGGTGTTGGCTTCGCGGCTTGAGTGCGGGTCCGCTTGCCGAAATACCGAGCTGAGCACCC from Struthio camelus isolate bStrCam1 chromosome 5, bStrCam1.hap1, whole genome shotgun sequence includes the following:
- the KNSTRN gene encoding small kinetochore-associated protein isoform X2, producing MCRAREPLGAGLNSNGRREREMQMVFPPKKQCVSKTADLQFSKDPNFNFSSNMPGDGVFKATNQGLPKSAKKMEPLSKKTAARGPLSRYKLETELKTKNQLLETAKQQLHSRLAGAQGTIKELREENEGLLQEVEKLKKFQETCMVILESRNIDPVTGNKILEEEEKTKECRKQTMLLTEKLIGELRLFNQTAAKEKEMLQTAMAKWKLAEEERYQSLEKHSFFQAEMEQCSAMLDQMELLLAM
- the KNSTRN gene encoding small kinetochore-associated protein isoform X1 — its product is MCRAREPLGAGLNSNGRRERGEQPLERRHRAAAAEGRAGAARRRMESEPSRIPVYGALHRGGPAEMQMVFPPKKQCVSKTADLQFSKDPNFNFSSNMPGDGVFKATNQGLPKSAKKMEPLSKKTAARGPLSRYKLETELKTKNQLLETAKQQLHSRLAGAQGTIKELREENEGLLQEVEKLKKFQETCMVILESRNIDPVTGNKILEEEEKTKECRKQTMLLTEKLIGELRLFNQTAAKEKEMLQTAMAKWKLAEEERYQSLEKHSFFQAEMEQCSAMLDQMELLLAM